Proteins encoded together in one Bombyx mori chromosome 24, ASM3026992v2 window:
- the LOC101742580 gene encoding methylosome subunit pICln, translating into MVVVSSNFAEPADGVLLQSPSTKLLINDQELGTATLYITENNVIWGGGVSPSGNPAPTINLLYPSISLHAIQREPSPALYMVLNYELRLPELSQQAGSTDADDDDDFDVDDQPITQLRFIPENENELQAMYSAMCQGQELHPDPADEVEDDDPYMDGEEFDEGEEEFEDAEESAPDPAAALRRMRLGPPPGNGHDADLANK; encoded by the exons ATGGTAGTTGTGTCAAGTAATTTTGCTGAGCCGGCCGATGGTGTGTTGCTACAGTCTCCATCTACAAAACTTCTCATAAATGATCAAGAATTAGGCACAGCTACGTTGTACATCACtgaaaa CAACGTCATATGGGGCGGAGGCGTTAGTCCATCAGGCAATCCAGCTCCGACCATCAATCTACTCTATCCAAGCATATCTCTACATGCGATACAACGCGAACCATCCCCTGCCTTGTACATGGTTCTTAATTATGAGTTACG TTTACCAGAACTCAGTCAGCAAGCAGGTTCCACTGATGCCGACGACGATGATGACTTTGATGTCGATGATCAACCCATAACACAGCTCAG ATTCATCCCAGAAAACGAGAACGAATTACAAGCCATGTATTCGGCCATGTGTCAGGGACAAGAATTGCATCCGGATCCGGCTGATGAGGTCGAGGATGATGACCCATACATGGACGGAGAGGAGTTTGATGAAG GGGAGGAGGAGTTTGAAGATGCTGAGGAGAGCGCGCCCGACCCCGCCGCCGCGCTGAGACGCATGAGGCTCGGCCCCCCGCCCG